tatattataaggataaaataaagaataaaataaaaagatagaaaGATAGAAacgaaatagaaagaaaaagaaagaaagaaaagaaagaaaaaggaaagaaaggaagGAGAAAGCTACGGCCATAGGGGCTTCAATTGTttaaagttcaattggttagtcaatttagtccctttttcttgtaatatttatgtttttagaattcCGGTGttaaatactacccgacccatgtcaaaattttagaaattattgagtttgtAAGTGTTttctatgttgaataattttagtattagggattaaattgatagatttttaagctagaaatgaaaaaggattaaattgtagaaaaattataaattttgagtaatagggactaaattgtgaagattttgaaatttagggatttaagtgatattagagagttaaatctagtttaaagtggaaattgaataaaatatagaattgattgtgaagaaataaaattagtcttGGTTTacggactaaattggaatttagacaaatgttgagtaaaaattgaaatgtgcaatatgaaattgaattgtattgtattgatgaattttaattgtttaaattccATAGCTAACGTCAGATCGAAATCCTCAACTAAAAGGGTAAAGATAAAGTCAATGAGGAATAGCTAGAAATTtctagtttgtatttctataatccgaatttagttgttaattgttataattcaatttaatgtatttgGTAAGTGTTGAGctgagaattattgtgttttgcaattgaaatggattgatttagtatatgatgaatttattggatttatattgattgaattggtatatatattgaatatattgattatttgaattgaaatgaatattggttgtatttgaaaagtgaattgaaaccctattaattgtatcgggctaagtcggatatagagggatttcttcgacttcgagtcgatgagacactgggtgtcaatttactacttcggattaattcgatgaggcagtgggtgccaatttactttggtttaaccgatgagacactgggtgtcaaattattacttcgaattatccaatgaggcactgggtgcctaactggtgtgttttggttggattcgTGTATTCGTCTGAGttcgagtcatgttaataggggtaaatgaataataaagttttataattgatattgaaatggtatggtatgagaaatggaagtgaaatagtgaattgaaaatagaatgtgaaatatgttgtaaatataTGGAATGTGTGAGTATATACTCATAAAATGACTATGGAATGGATATTGCAAttgtataatgaaatatggaataaattgtgaaaaagctatttatatagcaagtatgagattttagatatttgtgaaacaaatgaaatatgatatggttgttgtaataattaaatattaatttgtgtttatatttcaattgtatatttgtaatttcttatctttaaatattcggattatagaaataccattgaatttatactcagcgtacggttttgtttccCGTGCgtaggttaggtacttaacttttgatcgccgattcagcatccaacaacgacaCCGAACTCAAATGTAGTGATGTTTAtcctttgtgtcggcatgtacctagggtgtctaaataatagttattttgtggtttgattgtaaatgaggttataagtttaagattggttggttttatacatataaatatgtgtttgtttttgaagctatattatggcatggtaaattgaactaaatctagatatgtttaagtgctcatgaaCTAGGAAAAGTTGATTtggatttgatatgtttataatttggatttaaatgatgctttgatgacttgttttgatgatatgaaatgtttgaaatttctgtctgtttgatctgtaaactccgataatgctccgtaacccgaTTCCGGTGAGGGACACAGATTGGGAGAGTTACATGATAGCTCATTCTCTTTGCTCCACCATAAATTTTCTTGTTGACTAAGAAagataaaactcctaaataacttacaatattcaaaaatattcaaaattcggaataaataaataataaaataataaaacctattAAATACAATACtgagctcatatataataaaaattaaacttaaaaatcaaacctaatatgatttaaacttgaattaaaaacccaaaactcTTAAGTTTCGTAATAATTCCATCTAGAAACTCTGTTCgcgcagtcttcactaaaatggtcataacttgagctctaGAACTCAAAATAGAGTGATTCAAAGTATGTTTCGAAGATAAGAGATTGATCTTCGAAAGCTATGAAGACATCTGAACCCAAAAATACTTGGATCCTATCCAAAAACTTGTTGCAAGTCAACTGATttttcaaacttgaaaattggcacCTTcgataaatgaaatttaataaacttCACCCAATTCGTGCacgtattatttatttatcatagttatatttaatatttaattacatttaaataaaattattagtatttatttacaaatttgtaatattttttatttaatttggtaataaTGTATCATATCATTATTCATTaatgatacataaaatttatacacatgcatcaaatattattctttattttcctcTCCTTTTCAACAAATATAAAACGAGTATTGCCAAGTGGGCTTGATATCAACgattttattgttttactttAGTTGAGTGAAGTGAAGCAATGATAAGTAAATATCTAACGATAAGTAGTACcgaattttgttgaaatttagTGCTCAAGTTTTATGGTttgatgttaaaataaaattatattataaaagacttactttgtataatttaaaattaaataaagcaagtaaaactatattataaaataCTAAGATGTCTTGGCTCTAGTCTCTCTCGCTCTCTGTTGGGCTTTTAGGGTTTGCGAGTGCCAAGTTTTTAGTCTGTCTtgtatacaaataataatatgcCTATAGCCTAGCTACCACCTTTACGAATATCGATTTTCATCTTCCACCAATCATGAACCATCTTGTACTATGATTCAACTCACAATCAACAAACTTAAAATTGCTATGTTTCATCTGCATCACAGAAATTAGTCCTCAATTGTCGcatgaagaatttttttttaatggacCGTACAGCTTTGTTGATGTcaacatgaaattaaaatggatCTTCATTTATCATACATACCCAAATTACGTGTTTTATACCACCAAACTATTTATCAATGAATCTTAGTGTAATAAtaaagcatattatatttttaaagggaGATGCAACTtcgatattttgatataacattaTTGAAAAGGGAAACTATGAATCTTTATAGACCGTAAAACGGACATagaatacaaaaaattacatgattttaacggcttctttattttgatttttaaacatttcaatacTATTACACAAATTGTTTTACTCGCAttgattgtatatatttattgataatattgttgattgagttgatgtcacaAGTCAACTCTATATTAACTCAAGATTgattaaagtgtttttaagtAAATTAGCACTCTACCTATTATTCAATACATTTTAATACTATTAAACAAATTGTTTTACCAacattttgtttattaatttattgataatGTCGTTGATCTGAACTAGATGTTACAAATTAACTCAAAACCAACTCAAGAGTAAATTATCACTCGCCTAAGattcaattgttaaataaatCTTTTACAACTCTATTCTGAATGTGGAATCTTCCTATCACCaacataataacattttaacattttgaaaacatattaaataatattcccTAACCGGCTATAGGAAAATGACAATATAAGTTGCATTTAATATTCTCAGTTAcatgtattttctatttaaatttattttcacttaGAATTTAAACCATGTGCTCTAAATTTTTGACTTCCATACACATACAGTATCATAATATTACtagtatatattaaaatttattgagtttAGTTAAACTTCCCTTTAATGAATTGTAGAAAGAAAGGAAGTTTCTTAATCTTGAACAACTTTCAAAAGGCGTTGCCCAAATAAAAATCTACTATTGTTCCCCTAATGATTCAAATCTGACCAATCATTAGCCACCAGATCAGTTAAGGTCCATCACAAGAGATCTGTAATTTTAGGAATTAACCTAACAGAACATAAAATTAGGCCACTATTGTTTCACCTCAAAGAGATGGATCAGCATCAGATACATGTGGATATATgaatttgcatttgcattttcaGTCTATTTTCAACACACAAAGATTTGAATATCTTCCAACAGACGTGAAGAACATGTTTCTCTTTTATGTGGGTGAACTTGCCTGTCCATTAGAGTTATGGCTGGTCTGTTTGCTTTCATTGATGTTCTTTCTCTTTAGAATCTCTTTAATCTCTGTTTCTTTCCTATCTACAAACTCCATTATGTTATTAAAGCTAGTAGATAGGATGGAACGCCGAGACAATCTCGAAGGCTCAATCTCCTCAACCTCTGCTTCCTCGTCTTCGGGGCTAAATCTACGGTACTGAGTGAAGACTCTATAGCAGAACAGCGTAAGAGCCAACACACAAGCAATGCCGCAAATGAGGAACAGGCCCCAAAAGCTACTTAGGGAGagcttattttcttcttcttgattgatttgaattgaGCACTCAGTGTGTGTTAGCCACTTATTATGGAATTTTTGGAGATCACCGCTTTCCGAGAGTTGAAGGATAGCAGTTGAAAGATCAACTGCAAGAGGAGAGTCCCTTTGGAAAGCCTGGCACCATGAAAAACGAAAATGAGAAATACATATGTTTGCTCTATTGTAGCTCAGTGATTTGTAACTCAAGAAAATAACGAGAAGTTTAATGTTGAAGCTTACGAAGCCCAACCCGCTTTTTGTAAATTCTTGCCCGACAGTCCGATATAAGCAATTGGTGCTGGTTAAGAAGAGCTCAATGTAAGGAAGTTCATCGACAATGGCAGCTACACCACCCGCCTTTGGTCCAAGATTAAGGGCTCTAAGATATGCTTCCGGATCTTTCAACTTAACTATCCTAGACCGTGCTATATTGAGCTCGTCAACCAAATAGTTCAATGCAAATGAACCTTCTTGAATTCCAATAGGTTCGGAACTTGAGATCAAGCTATCGATCCCTTGAATCCCCGATGTCAGCTGTTGCACAGTAAGTATTGATGTCAAGCTAGCCGTGTAGCTTGAATTGATAATCAGAACGACAAACAGCCATATGATCAGCACCAAACGTCCCAAAGTGCTCACCGTGTTTTCTCCTGCATCAAGTTAAAGCAAGAAGTGGTTTACGAGTTTTTGGCACAGATTCGTATGATAACATAAACACCATAGATGACTATAATGATTTTACTTACTGTGCGAGAAAAACATTGTTGAGAAGCTAAACCTggaattatgaaaaataattatcaatataatCATTGTAAAGTTTGTCAAGTTAATAGAAGGGATCTCTAATTGTATGGACCATGCAGTTCACAGCCTCAGCCAACATGTAATGTGACCATGATGTATGATACAGAAAAATGCCAACTCTAGTAAAATTATGCTCTATAAGATTATGGTTTTCAAGGACACTGTACTTTATCGATTAGATCTAATCCGTGCATCCATTTTCTAGCAGTTAGACATATAGCAGCCAATCTATTAAAATGAGGACTAACCAAAATATTGTTATAAGCTGTTGTCGGGGAGGACCACGGAATTCGTGATTTATCCGGTGCTCAAGAATCCACACTACCACAcccacaaaaagaaaaagtgcaGCAGTGACAAACCACATTTCTTTAGTAAATGGCTTGAGAAATGCCCACGGACTCGACTTTGCCTCTTTGACCGGCGCAACAACAACAAGTCCAGATTCCATGTAAGGCTGAGTAAAATCTACAATTTTCGTCCTGTTCATAACAATTGTAATATCTCCAACTGCTGCATCGTATTTCTGAAGAGGAAAGGAGCAAGTCAGTATAATTACTGGCACCTAAGGAACTGAAATCAGATCATGCAATACCAGCTAAGTTACTCACATTTTGGGCAACCTGGCTAACAATTTCGTCATAGTTAGGATTTCTGTTACCATCTCCGAATAACATATACGTATGAGGAACAGCATATGGGAGCAAGTTTATTGCAGCTTCAAAGACATCGATGCAGTATCCTTTTACACCTTGGGGACTATTGTCTTTCGACACAAACTCTTTGTAACCTACACGGTTGGGCACGGCAATTCGTAACGGCTGTCCATTGTTGGGGAATACCCATCCTCTCGGCACTTTAGAAGTTTCACCAGGCCATTTTACACCATAAAGATGTTGACTGCTGGATGAGATATTGGGAGGCTTTGTATATAAGCTCTCTGGAGGGACAATAGAGAGAAGCGAGTAATTTGACCAATAACCAATTCTATGAGTCCCAGTTCCACCAATGTTAAGAACATCAAATGCTGGATGAATTAAATCTCtctgttgattaaattgaatctGACCACTTACACCGGAGAAGTTCATCCGAAGAAGTGTCTGGAGAAGTTGTTGGCCTCCGTTAAACACACGAAGCAACGAAAGGTGTAGTGTGGTGCCATTTGTATCGCGCAATTTCGGGTCATTAGAGAAAGACAAATTTCCACCTTCACTGAGAAAAACTTCAAGGGCATGTGCAGCCAGCCAAACCGAATCATAAGCATAAAGTGCATAAGAATTGAATCCTCCAGGACCCGTACTCCCCTTATCTTTTAGGTTTTTCCATCTAGAAATAAACCTCTTTTTGAGATTAGTATCCGGGGTGTAACGACGGAGAGCAACAACCCCTTGCAAGAGATTCATTGTGCTGGGATCAACTGCTTCCCTCGAATCTAAATATGAAGGAAGCCAATCTGTAGCAATCCAAACATAACCACCACTCATCATATTAAGTCTCTTAGCAACAGAAAAGATATTCAAACCAGTGTCGGGATTAACATGAACAACGAAAACTCGTGACTCCATCAGGTTTACCTCAACTAGCAAGTCATTGATCTTACTTTCGGGGTCTTCAGGGCTAAAGGAAGCCTTGTAAGAAATCTTGGCGCGTTTCTTTGCCAAGGCATCACCCAAAACAGAAATCCCATTTCTTCCATAATCATCATCCACAAATATTGCTATGACCTCCCTCCAGCCGTAATAGTCTAAAACATCAGCGATCGCATACATCTGGAAGTAGTCACTATGTGTAGTACGGAGGAAATACGGGAACTGCAGGTAAGCAAGAGTGGGATCTGTTGCCCCAAATGAGAGAAGAGGGACATGAAGCTCATTAACAACATGGGAGATGACATGAGCTATCCCGGAAGATTGCGGACCAATTGCCACAACAATATCACTTTCCATCAGCTGCAAAGCTACATAAACAAGGACAGCATATTAGCTTTAATGTTTCCACTCTTTTTAGAGAGATCAGAAAAGGAAGGACAACAGAAGTAATGCACATATAATCCTAAAGGATTCTAGTATTCTTCAGCTACTCTATATTGCAGGAAAGTTCCATACAGAACAATGCACATATAATCCAAATAAAAAGGAAAGCAATCGGATTGGAAGATCATGGCCAATCTAGATTATGAGTTTAATAACTTTTGTTCCTGGTTTTAAGCTCTGCCAGGTGAGCAGGTTTCTGATGTAATCACTTACAATGCCACCATATAGATTTC
The nucleotide sequence above comes from Gossypium raimondii isolate GPD5lz chromosome 13, ASM2569854v1, whole genome shotgun sequence. Encoded proteins:
- the LOC105783557 gene encoding glutamate receptor 3.4 isoform X2, coding for MKEVLLISVFMKRTLVLLSLWFFIWFPLEAFCSTGNTSSSSNPKVINIGALFTLNSVIGGATKPALLAAIDDVNSSPNILNGIELKLILRDTNCSGFIGTMEALQLMESDIVVAIGPQSSGIAHVISHVVNELHVPLLSFGATDPTLAYLQFPYFLRTTHSDYFQMYAIADVLDYYGWREVIAIFVDDDYGRNGISVLGDALAKKRAKISYKASFSPEDPESKINDLLVEVNLMESRVFVVHVNPDTGLNIFSVAKRLNMMSGGYVWIATDWLPSYLDSREAVDPSTMNLLQGVVALRRYTPDTNLKKRFISRWKNLKDKGSTGPGGFNSYALYAYDSVWLAAHALEVFLSEGGNLSFSNDPKLRDTNGTTLHLSLLRVFNGGQQLLQTLLRMNFSGVSGQIQFNQQRDLIHPAFDVLNIGGTGTHRIGYWSNYSLLSIVPPESLYTKPPNISSSSQHLYGVKWPGETSKVPRGWVFPNNGQPLRIAVPNRVGYKEFVSKDNSPQGVKGYCIDVFEAAINLLPYAVPHTYMLFGDGNRNPNYDEIVSQVAQNKYDAAVGDITIVMNRTKIVDFTQPYMESGLVVVAPVKEAKSSPWAFLKPFTKEMWFVTAALFLFVGVVVWILEHRINHEFRGPPRQQLITIFWFSFSTMFFSHRENTVSTLGRLVLIIWLFVVLIINSSYTASLTSILTVQQLTSGIQGIDSLISSSEPIGIQEGSFALNYLVDELNIARSRIVKLKDPEAYLRALNLGPKAGGVAAIVDELPYIELFLTSTNCLYRTVGQEFTKSGLSKGTLLLQLIFQLLSFNSRKAVISKNSIISG
- the LOC105783557 gene encoding glutamate receptor 3.4 isoform X3, producing the protein MKEVLLISVFMKRTLVLLSLWFFIWFPLEAFCSTGNTSSSSNPKVINIGALFTLNSVIGGATKPALLAAIDDVNSSPNILNGIELKLILRDTNCSGFIGTMEALQLMESDIVVAIGPQSSGIAHVISHVVNELHVPLLSFGATDPTLAYLQFPYFLRTTHSDYFQMYAIADVLDYYGWREVIAIFVDDDYGRNGISVLGDALAKKRAKISYKASFSPEDPESKINDLLVEVNLMESRVFVVHVNPDTGLNIFSVAKRLNMMSGGYVWIATDWLPSYLDSREAVDPSTMNLLQGVVALRRYTPDTNLKKRFISRWKNLKDKGSTGPGGFNSYALYAYDSVWLAAHALEVFLSEGGNLSFSNDPKLRDTNGTTLHLSLLRVFNGGQQLLQTLLRMNFSGVSGQIQFNQQRDLIHPAFDVLNIGGTGTHRIGYWSNYSLLSIVPPESLYTKPPNISSSSQHLYGVKWPGETSKVPRGWVFPNNGQPLRIAVPNRVGYKEFVSKDNSPQGVKGYCIDVFEAAINLLPYAVPHTYMLFGDGNRNPNYDEIVSQVAQNKYDAAVGDITIVMNRTKIVDFTQPYMESGLVVVAPVKEAKSSPWAFLKPFTKEMWFVTAALFLFVGVVVWILEHRINHEFRGPPRQQLITIFWRKHGEHFGTFGADHMAVCRSDYQFKLHG
- the LOC105783557 gene encoding glutamate receptor 3.4 isoform X1 — translated: MKEVLLISVFMKRTLVLLSLWFFIWFPLEAFCSTGNTSSSSNPKVINIGALFTLNSVIGGATKPALLAAIDDVNSSPNILNGIELKLILRDTNCSGFIGTMEALQLMESDIVVAIGPQSSGIAHVISHVVNELHVPLLSFGATDPTLAYLQFPYFLRTTHSDYFQMYAIADVLDYYGWREVIAIFVDDDYGRNGISVLGDALAKKRAKISYKASFSPEDPESKINDLLVEVNLMESRVFVVHVNPDTGLNIFSVAKRLNMMSGGYVWIATDWLPSYLDSREAVDPSTMNLLQGVVALRRYTPDTNLKKRFISRWKNLKDKGSTGPGGFNSYALYAYDSVWLAAHALEVFLSEGGNLSFSNDPKLRDTNGTTLHLSLLRVFNGGQQLLQTLLRMNFSGVSGQIQFNQQRDLIHPAFDVLNIGGTGTHRIGYWSNYSLLSIVPPESLYTKPPNISSSSQHLYGVKWPGETSKVPRGWVFPNNGQPLRIAVPNRVGYKEFVSKDNSPQGVKGYCIDVFEAAINLLPYAVPHTYMLFGDGNRNPNYDEIVSQVAQNKYDAAVGDITIVMNRTKIVDFTQPYMESGLVVVAPVKEAKSSPWAFLKPFTKEMWFVTAALFLFVGVVVWILEHRINHEFRGPPRQQLITIFWFSFSTMFFSHRENTVSTLGRLVLIIWLFVVLIINSSYTASLTSILTVQQLTSGIQGIDSLISSSEPIGIQEGSFALNYLVDELNIARSRIVKLKDPEAYLRALNLGPKAGGVAAIVDELPYIELFLTSTNCLYRTVGQEFTKSGLGFAFQRDSPLAVDLSTAILQLSESGDLQKFHNKWLTHTECSIQINQEEENKLSLSSFWGLFLICGIACVLALTLFCYRVFTQYRRFSPEDEEAEVEEIEPSRLSRRSILSTSFNNIMEFVDRKETEIKEILKRKNINESKQTSHNSNGQASSPT